From a region of the Myroides sp. JBRI-B21084 genome:
- the def gene encoding peptide deformylase, with product MILPIVGYGDPVLRKECEEITKEYPQLNELIKNMYETMDNAYGVGLAAPQIGLPIRLFVVDTKPFSEDEDLSAEERAFLASFSCTFINAKILNEEGKEWAFNEGCLSIPGVREDVYRKPNITIEYFDENFQKHTKDFTGYAARVIQHEYDHIEGVLFTDKISSLKKKLNAKRLQNIMEGKVFPDYKMKFINKKGR from the coding sequence ATGATTTTACCTATTGTTGGTTACGGCGATCCGGTTTTACGTAAAGAATGTGAAGAAATTACAAAAGAATATCCACAGTTAAATGAACTTATAAAAAACATGTACGAAACCATGGATAATGCGTACGGCGTTGGTTTAGCAGCCCCACAAATAGGTTTGCCAATACGTTTGTTTGTTGTTGATACCAAACCTTTTAGTGAAGACGAAGATTTATCTGCTGAAGAACGTGCATTTTTAGCAAGTTTTAGTTGCACCTTTATTAACGCTAAAATTTTAAACGAAGAAGGCAAAGAATGGGCTTTTAACGAAGGTTGTTTAAGCATACCGGGTGTACGTGAAGATGTGTATCGTAAACCTAATATAACTATTGAATACTTTGATGAAAATTTTCAAAAGCACACTAAAGATTTCACAGGCTATGCGGCACGTGTAATTCAACACGAATACGATCATATTGAAGGGGTGTTGTTTACCGATAAAATTTCATCACTAAAAAAGAAATTAAACGCCAAACGATTACAAAACATAATGGAAGGAAAAGTGTTTCCTGATTATAAAATGAAATTTATAAACAAAAAAGGTAGATAA
- the mazG gene encoding nucleoside triphosphate pyrophosphohydrolase has protein sequence MSKRAQQLKAFERLLDIMDDLREKCPWDKKQTFQSLKHLTIEEVYELNDAISENNDTEIKKELGDILLHIVFYAKIGSETNVFDIEDVCNTICEKLISRHPHIYGDVVATDEKTVKENWEKLKLKEGNNSVLSGVPNSLPAVVKAFRIQDKVKGVGFDWDNKADVWAKVEEELAEFKAEVEQNNLEKQEQEFGDVLFALINYARFCNINPEEALNKTNQKFINRFTKMEELIKQDSKTIGNLPLKELDVYWNEVKKTENN, from the coding sequence ATGAGTAAACGCGCACAACAATTAAAAGCTTTTGAACGTTTGTTAGATATAATGGACGATTTGCGTGAAAAATGCCCCTGGGATAAAAAACAAACTTTTCAATCGTTAAAACACTTAACAATTGAAGAAGTGTATGAATTGAACGATGCAATTTCGGAAAATAATGATACCGAAATTAAAAAAGAATTGGGCGATATTTTATTACACATTGTTTTTTATGCTAAAATTGGCAGTGAAACAAACGTGTTTGATATAGAAGATGTTTGCAACACCATTTGCGAAAAGTTAATTTCCAGACATCCGCATATTTATGGTGATGTTGTGGCTACCGACGAAAAAACTGTTAAAGAAAACTGGGAAAAATTAAAACTTAAAGAAGGTAATAATTCGGTGTTAAGTGGTGTTCCTAATTCACTACCAGCAGTTGTTAAAGCTTTTCGTATTCAAGATAAAGTAAAAGGTGTAGGGTTTGATTGGGATAATAAAGCTGATGTTTGGGCTAAGGTTGAAGAAGAGTTAGCCGAGTTTAAAGCAGAAGTTGAACAGAATAACCTTGAAAAGCAAGAACAAGAATTTGGCGATGTATTATTTGCACTTATAAATTATGCGCGTTTTTGTAATATAAATCCTGAGGAAGCTTTAAATAAAACCAACCAAAAGTTTATTAATAGATTCACAAAAATGGAAGAATTAATTAAACAAGATTCTAAAACTATTGGCAACTTACCTTTAAAAGAATTAGATGTTTATTGGAACGAAGTAAAAAAAACTGAAAATAATTAA
- a CDS encoding DUF5606 family protein, whose amino-acid sequence MSVEKVLAISGKPGLYELKIQTRSGFIAESLIDGKKLTVGLRSNVSLLSEISIYTETGELKLFEVFARIATKENNGPALDHKSTNNELLNYFGEVIPDFDRDRVYVSDIKKVLNWYNILQGANYIANLNAPAVSTTGSVTINNTTEETAETVVAEEKPKAKKATKKKTEDKE is encoded by the coding sequence ATGAGCGTAGAGAAAGTTTTAGCTATATCTGGAAAGCCAGGATTATACGAATTAAAAATCCAAACAAGATCAGGATTTATTGCAGAATCATTAATCGATGGTAAAAAATTAACCGTTGGTTTACGTAGCAACGTAAGTTTATTATCAGAAATTTCTATTTACACAGAAACAGGTGAATTAAAATTATTCGAAGTTTTTGCACGTATTGCAACTAAAGAAAATAACGGCCCTGCATTAGATCATAAATCAACAAATAACGAATTATTAAACTATTTTGGTGAAGTAATTCCAGATTTTGATCGCGATCGTGTATATGTGTCAGATATTAAAAAAGTTTTAAACTGGTATAATATTTTACAAGGTGCAAATTACATTGCAAATTTAAATGCGCCAGCTGTTAGTACAACAGGTTCGGTTACCATTAACAACACTACCGAAGAAACTGCAGAAACAGTTGTTGCCGAAGAAAAGCCTAAAGCTAAAAAAGCAACAAAAAAGAAAACTGAAGATAAAGAATAA
- a CDS encoding ribonucleoside-diphosphate reductase subunit alpha — protein MERLWWLNEESEQILNRGYLLKGETTQKAIERIANAAAKQLYKPELAEAFIEMIEKGWMSLSSPIWANMGTERGLPISCFNVYVPDNIEGITHKLGEVIMQTKIGGGTSGYFGELRERGSAVTDNGKSSGAVSFMKLFDTAMDTISQGGVRRGAFAAYLDIDHDDIKEFLDIKNIGNPIQNLFYGVCVPDYWMQDMIDGDQEKREVWAKVLESRQQKGLPYLFFTDNVNRNKPEVYKDKEMQIYASNLCSEIALPSNKEESFVCCLSSMNLELYDEWKDTEAVKLATYFLDAVISEFTAKTEGNYYLKSAHDFAKNHRALGLGVMGWHSYLQKNMIAFESLEAKMLTNKIFKEIEEKALKASQDLARIYGEPSVLKGYGRRNTTLLAIAPTTSSSAILGQTSPGIEPFSSNYYKAGLAKGNFMRKNKYLKDLLEKKGLDTEETWRSIMLNHGSVQHLSELSQEEKDVFKTFKEISQYEIILQASIRQKYIDQAQSLNLNIPANLPVKEVNRLLIEAWKLGVKTLYYQRSQSVSKEFVNNLVTCSSCEA, from the coding sequence ATGGAAAGATTATGGTGGCTTAACGAAGAAAGCGAACAAATATTAAACCGTGGTTATTTACTTAAAGGTGAAACCACGCAAAAAGCAATTGAACGCATTGCAAACGCAGCTGCAAAGCAACTTTATAAACCCGAACTTGCCGAGGCTTTTATTGAAATGATTGAAAAAGGCTGGATGAGTTTATCATCGCCTATTTGGGCAAATATGGGCACCGAACGCGGTTTACCTATTTCGTGCTTTAACGTTTATGTACCCGATAATATTGAAGGCATTACGCATAAATTAGGCGAGGTAATTATGCAAACTAAAATTGGCGGTGGTACAAGTGGCTATTTTGGTGAATTACGCGAGCGCGGAAGCGCTGTAACCGATAACGGAAAAAGCAGTGGTGCGGTAAGTTTTATGAAATTGTTTGATACAGCTATGGACACCATATCGCAAGGTGGTGTACGCAGGGGTGCTTTTGCAGCTTATTTAGATATTGACCACGATGATATTAAAGAGTTTTTAGATATTAAAAACATTGGAAATCCTATACAAAATTTATTTTACGGTGTTTGCGTTCCCGATTATTGGATGCAAGATATGATAGATGGCGACCAAGAAAAACGCGAAGTTTGGGCTAAAGTACTAGAAAGCCGTCAACAAAAAGGCCTACCGTACTTATTTTTCACAGACAACGTAAACCGTAATAAACCAGAAGTTTACAAAGACAAAGAAATGCAAATTTACGCAAGTAATTTATGTTCAGAAATTGCTTTACCTTCTAATAAAGAAGAATCGTTTGTATGTTGTTTATCATCAATGAATTTAGAATTATATGATGAATGGAAAGATACCGAAGCCGTAAAATTAGCCACTTACTTTTTAGATGCTGTAATTAGTGAATTTACCGCTAAAACAGAAGGGAATTATTACTTAAAATCGGCACATGATTTTGCAAAAAACCACCGTGCACTAGGTTTGGGTGTTATGGGTTGGCATTCATACTTACAAAAAAACATGATTGCTTTTGAAAGTTTAGAAGCAAAAATGCTTACCAATAAAATTTTTAAAGAAATAGAAGAAAAAGCTTTAAAAGCATCGCAAGATTTGGCTCGAATTTATGGTGAACCATCTGTTTTAAAAGGTTATGGCAGAAGAAATACTACTTTATTAGCTATTGCACCTACTACATCATCATCGGCAATTTTAGGACAAACATCGCCCGGAATTGAACCTTTTAGTAGCAATTATTACAAAGCTGGCTTAGCAAAAGGAAACTTTATGCGAAAAAATAAATATCTAAAAGATTTATTAGAAAAAAAAGGCTTAGATACCGAAGAAACCTGGCGAAGCATTATGCTTAATCACGGTAGTGTTCAACATTTATCAGAATTAAGTCAAGAAGAAAAAGATGTTTTTAAAACATTTAAAGAAATTAGTCAGTACGAAATTATTTTGCAAGCTTCAATTCGCCAAAAATACATTGATCAAGCGCAAAGTTTAAACTTAAACATACCTGCTAATTTACCCGTTAAAGAAGTAAACCGTTTGTTAATAGAAGCTTGGAAATTGGGCGTAAAAACATTGTATTATCAACGCAGCCAAAGTGTTTCAAAAGAATTTGTAAATAATTTAGTAACTTGTTCAAGTTGCGAAGCTTAA
- a CDS encoding FUSC family protein, with the protein MFDKLIIKFGDNQFYNAIKITFTAIVAFFVFYDAADFTAAFTVTLGALLCAPIDISSNFKHKVIGLLLVAFLIPIISLSLTYTYQYFFVFTILFCAFIFLSAFISLFGHRANLLSFTLLLTISLSFIHHDKPEILLTNCLYLLLGGLFYTFVSILFYFIKPNRYINLEVAECIEITGDYLNLRAALWTNSADREKISRQLLEKQIRINELHEHIREYLVYNKAYTLNSNNNRKQLVALTSLVEILELAMANTFNHAEFIDFFKNDASIVTEYKTLADNFAYTLKRLAFHIKTNKKYHSKGSLVNDFKKLKQKINTFLTDQNISVYDEKAVHINNLLFYADKQIEKIKGLERVYKERVNADELRGKYKDLEKFFTPEHYSFKTFTNHLNFKSATFRYSLRITITMLMGLLIGVFFKFENAYWILLTIVVIMRPGYGLTKQRSAHRVIGTLIGGILGIIALIFIDSNLVLSLLAIVSMLLGFWFSATDYKVGVTFITIYIILIYGLLTDNAESHLIYRILDTLVGATLAFLATRFLWPSWELQSVNSYLENTLRAIKFYIVEVKYYYIKKGEPATSYKIARKNAFIEVGNLMASFQRMIQEPKAKQINRAELYELTILNQTLVSCAASIGTYIQFHKTSEASKAFKLAMDYTNNNLSQALHNLNVDADLNTDTNEDYYISISELKSIRRKEVDDLDIDAQLKIQKLEESQLIIDQLIFMSNLSEKIEKLTLKMK; encoded by the coding sequence ATGTTTGACAAGTTAATTATTAAGTTTGGTGACAACCAATTTTATAACGCCATTAAAATTACATTTACGGCTATTGTGGCCTTTTTTGTATTTTATGACGCAGCCGATTTCACAGCTGCTTTTACAGTTACTTTAGGGGCTTTACTTTGCGCACCTATTGATATTTCAAGTAACTTTAAACATAAAGTAATTGGCTTACTTTTGGTTGCTTTTTTAATTCCAATCATTTCATTATCATTAACTTACACTTATCAATATTTTTTTGTTTTTACAATTCTATTTTGTGCTTTTATTTTTCTTTCGGCGTTTATTTCACTCTTTGGACATAGGGCTAATTTGTTATCATTTACGTTGTTACTTACAATTAGTTTATCATTTATACATCATGACAAGCCCGAAATTTTATTAACAAATTGCCTTTATTTATTGCTAGGTGGTTTGTTTTACACATTTGTTTCGATACTTTTTTATTTTATTAAACCCAACCGATACATAAATTTAGAAGTTGCAGAATGTATTGAAATTACTGGTGATTACCTAAATTTAAGAGCTGCGTTGTGGACGAATAGCGCTGATCGTGAAAAAATTAGTAGACAATTACTTGAAAAACAAATAAGAATTAACGAATTACATGAACACATTCGCGAATATTTGGTGTATAACAAAGCATACACTTTAAACTCTAACAACAACAGAAAACAATTAGTAGCATTAACATCACTTGTTGAAATTTTAGAATTGGCAATGGCTAACACTTTTAATCATGCTGAATTTATTGATTTTTTTAAAAACGATGCTTCTATAGTTACTGAATATAAAACTTTGGCCGATAATTTTGCATATACATTAAAAAGATTGGCCTTTCATATTAAAACAAATAAAAAATACCATTCAAAAGGTAGTTTAGTTAACGATTTTAAAAAATTAAAACAAAAAATAAACACGTTTTTAACAGACCAAAACATATCGGTTTACGATGAAAAAGCAGTACATATTAACAATTTACTTTTTTATGCCGATAAACAAATTGAAAAAATTAAAGGGTTAGAACGTGTATATAAAGAGCGTGTAAACGCCGATGAATTAAGAGGTAAATATAAAGATTTAGAAAAGTTTTTCACCCCAGAACACTATAGTTTTAAAACTTTCACCAATCATTTAAACTTTAAATCGGCTACGTTTAGGTACTCACTTCGTATTACAATAACCATGTTAATGGGTTTGTTAATTGGTGTGTTTTTTAAATTTGAAAACGCCTATTGGATTTTACTTACCATAGTAGTAATTATGCGTCCGGGGTATGGTTTAACCAAACAACGATCTGCTCACCGGGTAATTGGCACTCTTATAGGTGGTATTTTAGGAATTATAGCTTTAATTTTTATTGATAGCAATTTAGTTTTAAGCCTTTTAGCAATTGTATCAATGCTACTAGGTTTTTGGTTTTCGGCAACCGATTATAAAGTTGGCGTAACTTTTATAACAATTTATATCATTTTAATTTATGGATTGTTAACCGATAATGCAGAATCACATTTAATTTACCGTATTCTAGACACTTTAGTAGGTGCAACGCTTGCCTTTTTAGCAACTCGGTTTTTATGGCCAAGCTGGGAATTACAGTCTGTAAACTCTTATTTAGAAAACACATTACGTGCAATTAAATTTTATATTGTTGAAGTTAAATATTACTACATTAAAAAAGGCGAACCAGCTACATCGTACAAAATTGCACGTAAAAATGCATTTATTGAAGTAGGAAATTTAATGGCTAGTTTTCAACGAATGATTCAAGAACCAAAAGCTAAACAAATAAATCGTGCCGAATTATACGAACTTACCATTTTAAACCAAACGTTGGTTTCGTGCGCTGCAAGTATTGGTACTTACATTCAGTTTCATAAAACTTCCGAAGCATCTAAAGCCTTTAAATTGGCAATGGATTATACCAATAACAATTTAAGTCAGGCATTACACAATTTAAATGTTGATGCTGACTTAAATACAGATACTAACGAAGATTACTACATTAGTATAAGCGAATTAAAAAGTATTCGCCGAAAAGAAGTAGACGATTTAGATATTGATGCGCAATTAAAAATTCAAAAATTAGAGGAATCTCAACTAATTATTGATCAGTTGATTTTTATGAGCAACCTTTCAGAAAAAATTGAAAAGCTAACCCTAAAAATGAAATAA
- a CDS encoding (4Fe-4S)-binding protein, whose amino-acid sequence MKQYKKDTLTINWEPEKCIHSTKCWRGETGLPTVFNPKEKPWIKPENEEIETIIAHIKQCPSGALSYSLNDEIVVDTNAATSITILANGPLLCTGKIKIIYPNGNEEEKTNNTALCRCGASANKPFCDGNHAKVGFKG is encoded by the coding sequence ATGAAACAATATAAAAAAGATACTTTAACCATTAATTGGGAACCTGAAAAATGCATACATTCAACCAAATGTTGGCGTGGCGAAACAGGTTTGCCAACGGTATTTAATCCAAAAGAAAAACCGTGGATTAAACCAGAAAACGAAGAAATTGAAACCATTATTGCTCATATAAAACAATGTCCAAGCGGCGCTTTATCGTACAGTTTAAACGATGAAATTGTTGTTGATACCAATGCCGCAACTAGCATTACCATACTTGCCAACGGACCATTACTTTGTACGGGTAAAATTAAAATTATTTACCCTAATGGAAATGAAGAGGAAAAAACGAACAATACCGCTTTGTGCCGTTGTGGTGCATCGGCAAATAAACCATTTTGCGACGGTAATCATGCAAAAGTTGGTTTTAAAGGCTAA
- a CDS encoding ribonucleotide-diphosphate reductase subunit beta codes for MSIFTKRINYKPFEYPEILEFTNAINKSFWVHSEVDFTADIQDFHSHLSPIEQEIVKRSLLAIAQIEVNVKTFWGNLYLHLPKPEFNGLGSTFAECEFRHSEAYSRLLEVLGYNNAFENVIEIPVIKKRIDYLSNALKHSKAENKKDYLKSLILFTILIENVSLFSQFAIILSFTRFKGAMKNVSNIIAWTSVDEQIHANAGIFTINKIKEEFPDFFDEATVNEINEIVKESIEIESEILDWIFEYGELETISKNNLLNFMKFRLDESLVKIGLRKLFFVNNDAYQPMIWFEEEIFANSLDDFFAKRPVDYTKHDKSITADDLF; via the coding sequence ATGAGTATTTTTACCAAACGTATTAATTACAAACCTTTTGAGTATCCAGAAATTTTAGAGTTTACAAACGCTATTAACAAATCGTTTTGGGTACATTCTGAAGTTGATTTCACAGCCGATATTCAAGATTTTCATTCACATCTTTCACCAATAGAACAAGAAATTGTAAAACGCAGTTTACTTGCTATTGCCCAAATTGAAGTAAACGTAAAAACATTTTGGGGCAATTTGTATTTACACTTACCTAAGCCCGAATTTAATGGTTTGGGAAGCACGTTTGCCGAATGTGAATTTCGCCATTCCGAAGCGTATTCGCGTTTACTTGAAGTTTTAGGCTATAACAACGCTTTTGAAAATGTAATTGAAATTCCGGTGATAAAAAAACGCATCGATTATCTTTCAAATGCTTTAAAACATTCAAAAGCCGAAAACAAAAAAGATTATTTAAAATCTTTGATTTTGTTTACCATTTTAATAGAAAACGTATCGCTTTTCAGTCAATTTGCTATTATTTTATCGTTTACACGCTTTAAAGGTGCCATGAAAAATGTAAGTAATATTATTGCATGGACATCGGTAGACGAACAAATTCATGCAAATGCTGGTATTTTTACCATTAATAAAATTAAAGAAGAATTTCCTGATTTTTTTGATGAAGCAACTGTTAACGAAATAAACGAAATTGTAAAGGAATCTATTGAAATCGAAAGCGAAATTTTAGATTGGATTTTTGAATATGGCGAACTTGAAACCATTTCAAAAAACAATTTATTAAACTTTATGAAATTTCGTTTAGACGAAAGTTTGGTTAAAATTGGGTTACGCAAATTATTTTTTGTGAACAACGATGCCTACCAACCCATGATTTGGTTTGAAGAAGAAATTTTTGCAAATAGTTTAGACGATTTTTTTGCTAAACGCCCTGTTGATTATACCAAACACGATAAAAGTATTACTGCCGACGATTTATTTTAA
- a CDS encoding acyl-CoA thioesterase, with protein sequence MTLEERIKNSETRIFKAVFPNTTNHYDTLFGGTAMHMMDEVAFITATRFSRQMMVTVSSDKIDFTKPIPAGTIVELIGKVTHVGNKSLKVSVEIYIEEMYTDIRYLAINGEFTFVALDKDKNPTKVIKD encoded by the coding sequence ATGACATTAGAAGAAAGAATTAAAAACAGTGAAACACGAATTTTTAAAGCCGTTTTTCCTAATACTACCAATCATTACGATACCCTTTTTGGTGGAACTGCTATGCATATGATGGACGAAGTTGCCTTTATTACTGCCACTCGTTTTTCAAGACAAATGATGGTTACGGTTTCATCGGATAAAATAGATTTTACCAAACCTATTCCGGCAGGAACTATTGTGGAGTTAATAGGAAAAGTGACTCACGTTGGTAACAAAAGCTTAAAGGTTTCGGTTGAAATTTATATTGAAGAAATGTACACAGATATACGATACTTAGCAATAAATGGTGAATTTACTTTTGTTGCGCTAGATAAAGATAAAAACCCTACAAAGGTTATTAAAGATTAA